A region of Paenibacillus sp. 37 DNA encodes the following proteins:
- a CDS encoding type 1 glutamine amidotransferase domain-containing protein, translating into MKKILVVLTNVDKYATKDEPTGLWLSEATHFIEEFDHNDNVQIDLVSPKGGNVPLDPKSLGDSLDESTKTYFENETFMNQLKNTLKPGEVNASDYDAIYFTGGHGTMWDFPDNAELQELSREIYEKGGVVSGVCHGVTALLNVKLSNGLLLINDKTVSGFTNEEEALAQQTEYVPFLLEDALRERAAQYDKAAAFSSYVTTDGRVVTGQNPQSSKAVAESVKQLLGL; encoded by the coding sequence ATGAAAAAGATACTGGTTGTTCTAACAAATGTAGATAAATACGCAACGAAGGACGAACCTACCGGCTTGTGGCTGAGCGAAGCAACTCACTTTATTGAAGAATTTGACCATAATGACAATGTTCAGATCGATCTGGTTAGCCCTAAAGGCGGTAACGTACCTCTTGATCCGAAAAGTCTCGGTGACTCCCTGGATGAGAGCACCAAAACCTATTTTGAGAACGAAACATTCATGAACCAATTGAAGAACACGTTGAAACCTGGCGAAGTAAACGCGAGCGACTACGATGCAATCTACTTCACAGGCGGTCACGGTACGATGTGGGATTTCCCGGACAATGCGGAACTTCAAGAGCTTTCTCGTGAAATCTATGAAAAAGGTGGCGTTGTATCCGGCGTGTGCCACGGGGTTACAGCCCTGCTGAACGTGAAGCTGTCCAACGGCCTGCTTTTGATCAACGACAAAACGGTTTCCGGCTTCACGAATGAAGAGGAAGCATTGGCTCAACAAACCGAGTATGTTCCTTTCCTGTTGGAAGATGCTTTGAGAGAACGCGCTGCACAATACGATAAAGCTGCTGCATTCAGTTCCTATGTCACAACTGATGGCCGCGTAGTCACAGGACAGAATCCGCAATCCAGCAAAGCGGTAGCTGAAAGTGTTAAACAATTGCTTGGTCTGTAA
- the csaA gene encoding chaperone CsaA: MATFEEFMQHDIRVGTVVEAEPFPKARIPAIKMTIDFGPLGLKRSSAQITQRYTPDVIIGKQVVAVVNFPPRRIAGFVSEVLVLGGLPGEGDVVLLSPDSPLPNGTPIA, encoded by the coding sequence ATGGCTACTTTTGAAGAGTTCATGCAGCATGACATCCGGGTTGGTACCGTGGTGGAAGCCGAACCCTTCCCCAAGGCTCGCATACCCGCTATTAAAATGACGATCGACTTCGGACCACTTGGTCTTAAACGCTCCAGCGCTCAGATTACTCAGCGATACACGCCTGATGTGATCATTGGCAAACAGGTCGTTGCTGTAGTTAATTTCCCACCTCGGCGGATTGCCGGTTTTGTCTCTGAAGTACTTGTGCTTGGCGGCTTGCCTGGTGAAGGCGATGTTGTCTTGCTCTCACCGGATAGCCCATTACCTAATGGAACACCGATAGCCTGA
- a CDS encoding glycoside hydrolase family 1 protein, which produces MTHSNFPKDFLWGGALSACQAEGAYNVDGKSLTIPEVMKFNEKNDRKVTKQIRVNWEMIEEARNDPDTVKYPKRRGIDFYHNFREDIALFAEMGFKVFRYSISWARVFPGGDDAAPNEKALEFYDQVIDECLKQGMEPLITISHFDTPIVLMDKFGGWYNRKLIDLYVNYCDVLFNRYKGKVKYWVTFNEINMSVKASAKTLGIIDYDAPNYEEMLFQGLHHQFVAASRATKMAHEIDPNNQIGSMVAYFTTYPYTCKPEDALQMQQDDQMKNQFYLDVLNKGEYPYYSKTYFKNKEIRLNIEDGDLDNIRAHTADFVGMSYYNSMISSSDTEQLELTAGNVHSVYKNPHLPANEWGWQIDPIGLRYTLNLVYDRYQKPVFILENSSGFYDKLNEDGTINDPYRIDFLSKHIEQMGLAIADGVEVLGYTMWGPIDMISSGTSEMSKRYGFIYVDQDDYGNGTLKRYRKDSFFWYQNVIRTNGAEL; this is translated from the coding sequence ATGACTCATTCTAATTTTCCAAAAGATTTTTTGTGGGGCGGGGCGCTTTCTGCCTGTCAGGCTGAAGGTGCTTATAATGTGGACGGCAAGAGTCTGACCATTCCCGAAGTGATGAAGTTTAACGAGAAGAACGACCGCAAGGTGACCAAACAGATCAGAGTGAATTGGGAGATGATAGAAGAGGCCCGGAACGACCCGGATACGGTTAAATATCCAAAGCGCCGGGGGATCGATTTCTATCATAACTTCCGTGAGGATATCGCATTATTCGCCGAGATGGGCTTCAAAGTGTTCCGTTATTCCATTTCTTGGGCCAGAGTATTTCCAGGTGGCGACGATGCCGCTCCGAACGAAAAGGCACTAGAGTTCTATGATCAGGTTATTGATGAATGTCTGAAACAGGGCATGGAGCCCCTGATCACCATTAGCCACTTTGATACACCGATTGTACTGATGGACAAGTTCGGAGGATGGTACAACCGCAAGCTGATCGATCTGTATGTGAACTATTGTGATGTGCTGTTCAATCGCTACAAGGGCAAAGTGAAATATTGGGTGACGTTCAACGAGATCAACATGAGCGTGAAGGCATCTGCCAAGACGCTGGGAATCATTGATTATGATGCACCGAATTATGAGGAAATGCTGTTTCAGGGATTGCATCATCAATTTGTAGCTGCGTCCAGAGCAACCAAGATGGCCCATGAGATTGATCCGAATAACCAGATCGGAAGCATGGTGGCATATTTTACAACGTACCCATACACATGCAAGCCGGAGGATGCACTTCAGATGCAGCAGGATGATCAGATGAAAAATCAATTCTATCTGGATGTGCTCAATAAAGGCGAGTACCCTTATTATAGTAAAACGTATTTCAAAAACAAGGAGATCCGGTTGAACATCGAGGACGGCGATCTGGATAACATTCGCGCACATACGGCTGACTTCGTGGGGATGTCGTATTACAACTCCATGATTTCCAGCAGTGATACCGAACAACTTGAATTAACAGCCGGGAACGTACACAGTGTCTACAAAAACCCGCATTTGCCTGCAAACGAGTGGGGTTGGCAGATTGATCCCATTGGCCTGCGGTATACGCTAAATCTCGTCTATGATCGGTATCAAAAACCGGTCTTCATCCTGGAGAACAGCTCAGGCTTCTACGACAAGCTGAATGAGGACGGAACGATCAACGATCCCTACCGGATTGATTTCCTGAGCAAACATATCGAACAGATGGGACTCGCCATTGCGGATGGCGTCGAAGTGTTGGGTTACACGATGTGGGGGCCGATCGACATGATCAGTTCAGGGACTTCCGAGATGAGCAAACGGTACGGATTTATCTACGTGGATCAGGATGACTATGGCAATGGTACGCTGAAAAGATATCGGAAGGATTCGTTCTTCTGGTATCAGAATGTGATCCGTACCAACGGAGCAGAACTGTAA
- a CDS encoding beta-glucoside-specific PTS transporter subunit IIABC produces MNNKDLAKNVLDLVGGEQNISGLTHCATRLRFVLKDDNKADLKALDQLEGVLKAQNSGGQVQVVIGAKVDAVYSEVKNLTSDKIGELTESTDSGPKKRRNPVNVVLETIAGIFTPVLPALVGCGMIKCLATVITAMGYLEGSGFLTIINMIGDCIFYFMPFFLAVSAANRFKTNPYLAVALAAGLMHPTILNAATQIAETGVNRIDFLGMPILLMKYSSSVIPIILAVWIMSYVYPIVNRVIPKFLQVLLTPMIVLFIMIPVELIVLGPVGSYIGDWLTNGINSLFSTAGVLAGAILGFFKPIMVMFGMHYAIMPIQVQQVATLGATVLLPTALAANLAQAGAAFGVFVLTKSKTMKSAAASSGFTALFGITEPAIYGVTLKYKRPFFAGCLAGGLVGGFYSLVHTTANAISLPGVLAIGTYSSDRYMYVVIGCIAAVLLGFVFTLLAGIKEDTDGNKSKQQATNKVNSNQTVVASEVTPASVSSQTSTSSDMLIVSPMTGEIKPISEVDDQAFAQELMGKGIAILPTDGKVYAPFDGVVEALYRTKHAIGLKATNGVEILIHIGVDTVSLKGKYFTAHIEQGQTIKAGDLLVEFDPEGITTAGYNTITSIVVTNMQQYGDVLTTATSGPIRESEALIKLIP; encoded by the coding sequence ATGAACAACAAAGACTTGGCTAAAAACGTACTTGATCTCGTTGGCGGCGAGCAAAATATATCCGGGCTAACACACTGTGCAACCCGTTTGAGATTCGTATTAAAGGATGATAACAAAGCAGACCTCAAGGCACTGGATCAGCTCGAAGGCGTGCTCAAAGCACAAAATTCCGGTGGACAGGTTCAGGTTGTTATCGGTGCCAAAGTAGACGCGGTATATAGTGAAGTGAAGAATCTAACTTCTGACAAGATTGGCGAGCTTACGGAGTCTACAGACAGTGGACCGAAAAAGAGACGTAACCCCGTCAACGTAGTGCTTGAAACCATCGCAGGTATATTCACGCCTGTTCTGCCAGCACTTGTTGGATGTGGGATGATCAAATGTTTGGCTACCGTAATAACTGCAATGGGGTATCTGGAAGGATCGGGCTTCCTGACGATCATTAACATGATCGGGGACTGCATTTTCTACTTCATGCCGTTTTTCCTGGCTGTCAGTGCAGCAAACCGTTTCAAAACCAATCCCTATTTGGCGGTAGCTCTTGCTGCGGGACTAATGCATCCAACCATTTTGAACGCTGCGACTCAGATTGCTGAGACGGGTGTAAACCGTATTGATTTTCTCGGCATGCCGATTCTGCTGATGAAATATTCCTCTTCCGTCATTCCAATCATTTTGGCGGTATGGATTATGAGTTATGTGTATCCAATCGTCAATCGAGTGATTCCCAAGTTTCTACAGGTCCTGCTTACCCCAATGATTGTTTTGTTCATTATGATTCCAGTGGAACTGATCGTGCTCGGCCCAGTAGGATCATATATCGGTGACTGGTTGACCAACGGTATTAACTCATTGTTCTCCACCGCAGGTGTGCTTGCGGGTGCGATTCTTGGATTTTTCAAACCGATCATGGTTATGTTCGGTATGCACTATGCCATCATGCCTATCCAGGTTCAACAAGTGGCTACCCTGGGCGCAACCGTATTGTTACCAACGGCACTGGCGGCAAATTTGGCCCAGGCTGGAGCAGCTTTCGGTGTGTTTGTCCTAACGAAGAGTAAAACGATGAAATCAGCTGCTGCTTCGAGTGGATTCACTGCGTTGTTCGGAATCACCGAGCCGGCGATCTATGGTGTAACACTCAAATATAAACGTCCCTTTTTCGCAGGTTGTCTTGCGGGCGGATTAGTCGGTGGATTCTACAGCTTGGTGCACACAACAGCGAATGCAATTTCACTTCCAGGTGTATTGGCAATTGGCACGTATTCCTCTGATCGTTACATGTATGTCGTTATTGGTTGTATTGCCGCAGTTTTACTTGGCTTTGTCTTCACGCTGTTGGCGGGCATCAAGGAAGATACAGATGGAAATAAATCGAAGCAACAAGCTACGAATAAAGTAAATAGCAATCAGACAGTCGTTGCCTCAGAGGTAACTCCAGCGTCCGTATCATCACAGACATCCACTTCTTCTGACATGCTTATCGTTAGTCCAATGACAGGGGAGATCAAACCGATCTCTGAAGTGGACGATCAGGCATTTGCTCAAGAGTTGATGGGTAAAGGCATTGCGATTCTTCCGACAGATGGCAAGGTATATGCTCCATTTGACGGAGTAGTCGAGGCCCTTTATCGCACCAAACATGCTATCGGATTGAAGGCGACTAATGGTGTTGAGATCCTCATTCATATCGGGGTGGATACCGTCAGCCTCAAAGGCAAATATTTTACCGCCCATATCGAACAGGGACAGACCATCAAGGCTGGCGATTTATTGGTGGAGTTTGATCCAGAAGGTATTACGACAGCAGGTTATAACACCATTACATCTATTGTTGTTACCAACATGCAACAGTATGGGGACGTACTGACTACAGCGACCAGCGGCCCGATCCGGGAGAGTGAAGCGCTGATCAAGCTAATCCCCTAG
- a CDS encoding 2-keto-3-deoxygluconate permease, which produces MNILGRIKKIPGGLLIVPMLAAAVINTIFPSFFQIGDPTTALFTSKGTMVLIGMILLVSGTQLNLSQLLMTLKRAGVLCISRILISCLFGWAFVHFFGISGVGGVSAVAFIAVLTSCNPGLYLALMNTYGDDVDRAAFGILNLIAVPVIPVMILNSASGVGMDYLSVLATLVPFFIGILLGNLDRNIQKMFAPGTLILLPFLGTSFGSNIDLRIAFQSSLSGLLVTVLFLLICMLPLIGIDRKILGRPGYAAAATCSVAGLSMVVPSMAAEFNPAYAPYVDTAIAQIAFAVILTSVTVPYIVKRLAGGTATEASASTNH; this is translated from the coding sequence ATGAATATTCTGGGCCGAATCAAAAAAATCCCTGGCGGCTTGCTGATTGTTCCTATGCTTGCCGCCGCGGTTATCAACACGATTTTCCCGTCGTTCTTTCAGATCGGAGATCCAACAACAGCGCTGTTCACATCGAAAGGTACCATGGTGCTGATTGGCATGATTTTGCTCGTGTCTGGCACACAGCTCAATCTGTCACAGCTTCTGATGACCTTGAAGAGAGCAGGAGTACTCTGTATTTCACGTATTCTCATCAGCTGCCTGTTCGGCTGGGCATTTGTACACTTTTTTGGCATTAGTGGGGTTGGAGGCGTGTCTGCAGTAGCTTTCATCGCCGTTCTGACCAGTTGTAATCCAGGGTTATATCTGGCCTTGATGAACACGTACGGAGATGATGTGGATCGTGCTGCGTTTGGCATTCTGAATCTGATTGCCGTACCGGTTATTCCGGTCATGATATTGAATTCGGCAAGCGGTGTTGGTATGGATTACCTTAGTGTTCTTGCTACGCTAGTACCTTTTTTTATCGGCATACTTCTTGGTAACCTGGATCGCAACATACAGAAGATGTTCGCTCCGGGAACACTGATTCTGCTGCCTTTCCTGGGTACAAGCTTTGGGTCGAATATTGATCTGCGTATTGCATTTCAATCCAGTCTATCCGGCTTATTGGTCACGGTGTTATTTTTACTGATCTGCATGCTGCCGCTCATTGGAATTGATCGGAAGATATTAGGACGGCCCGGTTACGCAGCGGCTGCGACATGTTCGGTTGCCGGATTGTCTATGGTGGTGCCTTCAATGGCTGCCGAATTCAATCCGGCGTATGCGCCTTATGTGGACACCGCTATCGCTCAGATTGCGTTTGCCGTGATTCTGACGTCGGTGACCGTGCCTTATATCGTGAAGCGTCTGGCTGGAGGAACAGCGACGGAAGCTTCTGCATCAACAAATCACTAG
- a CDS encoding sigma-70 family RNA polymerase sigma factor — protein sequence MGSTDLVNQAIQGDREAFIRLIRDIENSLYNTAKSMLRKEEDVADAIQETILNAYKSVHTLREPRYFKTWLFRILINECNTMLSRRSLSTAYAEVPSEKREHSSPYDEVDMREAVDQLEESKRIVVVLHYFEDLSLRQVADALNISESAVKMRLTRARQELYQKFKNFREVNLHVKPV from the coding sequence ATGGGTTCAACCGATCTCGTTAACCAGGCCATCCAAGGAGATCGTGAAGCCTTTATCCGGCTTATTCGAGACATTGAAAACTCTTTGTACAATACGGCAAAATCCATGCTGCGAAAAGAGGAGGACGTGGCCGATGCCATTCAGGAGACAATCCTGAACGCATACAAATCGGTGCATACACTCCGGGAACCCCGGTATTTCAAAACCTGGCTGTTTCGCATCCTCATCAATGAATGCAACACGATGCTGTCCCGCCGCTCTCTCTCCACCGCTTATGCGGAAGTACCTTCAGAAAAGCGGGAGCATTCCAGTCCCTACGATGAGGTCGATATGCGAGAAGCGGTAGACCAACTGGAGGAATCGAAGCGAATTGTTGTCGTTTTGCATTATTTTGAAGACCTGTCTCTCCGTCAAGTCGCCGATGCCCTCAATATTTCCGAAAGTGCAGTGAAAATGAGACTTACTCGGGCAAGGCAGGAGTTATATCAGAAATTCAAAAATTTTCGGGAGGTAAACTTACATGTCAAACCTGTTTAA
- a CDS encoding VanZ family protein: MSIQYSISSPIVLGPLFVLVLLALMIHARVSKTRYTVRQYVSMLAFAIYMLGVMHFVFFPIDVNIGIYANQTPWYQSIQWIPLLTADAPSFLLNIVLFMPLGFMLPFIKPWIHSIRTAAFAGLSVSFLIEITQLLLRATLGNGRSTDLNDLIANTTGCVLGYVILNMFTKSSIGHRLLALWSHRGEYHPKTCSK, from the coding sequence ATGTCCATCCAATATTCAATCTCATCTCCCATCGTACTTGGCCCATTATTCGTTCTGGTCCTGCTTGCCCTGATGATCCACGCCAGGGTGAGCAAAACCAGGTATACGGTCAGACAGTATGTGTCGATGCTCGCATTTGCCATATATATGTTGGGCGTTATGCACTTTGTATTTTTCCCTATCGACGTGAACATCGGAATCTATGCCAATCAAACTCCATGGTATCAAAGCATTCAATGGATTCCGCTCCTGACCGCGGATGCACCAAGCTTTCTCCTCAACATTGTGCTGTTTATGCCACTGGGGTTCATGCTTCCTTTCATCAAGCCTTGGATTCACTCGATACGAACAGCAGCATTCGCAGGATTGAGCGTAAGTTTCCTCATTGAAATAACACAGTTGCTGCTTCGAGCGACCTTAGGCAACGGTCGCAGCACTGATCTGAACGATTTGATAGCCAATACAACAGGATGTGTCCTTGGTTATGTCATCCTGAATATGTTCACAAAAAGCTCCATCGGACATCGCCTGCTGGCCCTATGGAGTCACCGCGGGGAGTATCATCCAAAGACATGCAGTAAATGA
- a CDS encoding DUF4179 domain-containing protein has protein sequence MSNLFNIDQELKNQAKERPLMSELVRNRIDATLDSLPASPNTLKTEQTLRSSRRHKRWHKAAAATIAAGVLGVTVFASGFVSPAMAASLRNIPLVGSLFSSIEADMGLRTAGNDGLTTPVNSKVAYQDVKLEVLETVYDGTRAAFLVHFTAPNLNQGEYDNGKDIVKLSSGIENVFFKVDGSLSNSGLFYSSVGETQPNTLLFEQVISSDQGTAQLPDQFDAKVQLTLQGIDHEFELTVPFAKSTENIHQVLPNTAMTNNLYTAAVTEAVVTPVTTRLTTVISLNDKSTLTAKEQEQLSHVGFAVYDDQERQLTALSGEGLYEGNQLKSERIYATTAKDVKYLIVKPFEIKDDFTEEVKDTQFIKGMEMKIQLQ, from the coding sequence ATGTCAAACCTGTTTAATATCGATCAGGAATTAAAGAACCAAGCGAAGGAGCGTCCTCTGATGTCTGAACTCGTGCGTAACCGGATTGATGCCACACTGGATTCTCTGCCGGCGTCCCCAAACACATTGAAAACCGAACAAACTTTGCGCTCCAGTCGCCGGCACAAGCGATGGCACAAGGCTGCAGCTGCGACGATCGCAGCCGGAGTATTGGGCGTGACTGTATTTGCATCCGGCTTTGTATCACCGGCCATGGCTGCCTCCTTGCGCAATATCCCACTCGTGGGCAGCCTCTTCAGCTCAATCGAAGCCGATATGGGTCTGCGAACGGCGGGCAACGACGGCTTGACTACCCCTGTTAACAGCAAGGTTGCTTACCAGGATGTGAAGCTGGAAGTCCTTGAAACAGTTTATGATGGTACCCGTGCTGCATTTCTGGTTCATTTCACTGCGCCTAATCTGAATCAGGGTGAATATGACAATGGCAAGGACATCGTGAAACTGAGCAGTGGTATTGAGAATGTCTTTTTCAAAGTCGACGGGTCCCTTTCGAATAGCGGACTGTTCTATAGTTCGGTAGGAGAAACGCAGCCAAATACACTGCTCTTTGAGCAGGTCATTTCCTCCGATCAGGGAACGGCACAATTGCCGGATCAGTTCGACGCCAAGGTTCAATTGACGTTGCAGGGCATCGATCATGAGTTCGAGCTGACGGTTCCATTTGCCAAATCAACAGAAAACATTCATCAGGTTTTGCCTAATACAGCCATGACCAACAATTTGTATACTGCCGCTGTTACGGAAGCTGTGGTTACCCCTGTCACTACCCGTCTAACTACTGTTATCAGTTTGAACGATAAGAGTACTCTTACGGCAAAAGAGCAGGAACAGCTGAGTCACGTCGGATTTGCCGTCTATGATGATCAGGAGCGGCAGCTAACCGCTCTCAGCGGCGAAGGCCTATACGAGGGTAACCAACTGAAATCGGAACGCATATATGCCACAACTGCCAAGGATGTAAAATATCTGATAGTAAAACCTTTCGAGATCAAGGATGATTTTACGGAAGAGGTTAAAGACACTCAATTCATCAAGGGAATGGAAATGAAGATTCAGCTTCAATAG
- a CDS encoding PRD domain-containing protein, whose amino-acid sequence MRTLKVIKKVNNNVAIAINEHNEEVFVVGKGVGFLKTPYELTETDLVEKIFVAPKNIRMYDLLNSIPIEDIYLAEEVIKLGSQILNKTFNPNLLLTLSDHISFALTRTKEGIRIKNPLEWEVRTLYPDETRVGEAALKLIQEKTDIALPTAETTLIALHFVNAQVGSGEMTDTTKVTTVTGEILSVIKYALKIDFQEDSIHFMRFATHIRYFILRQMSGKSLKDENESLFLMVKEKFPKELACVEKIADFLESNYGWTCSDDEKLYLILHIQRLISNEPAE is encoded by the coding sequence GTGAGAACATTGAAGGTTATCAAGAAAGTAAACAATAACGTAGCCATCGCTATTAATGAACATAACGAAGAGGTTTTTGTCGTAGGCAAGGGTGTAGGATTTCTGAAAACGCCCTATGAGCTGACGGAGACGGACTTGGTGGAGAAAATATTTGTAGCACCAAAGAACATCCGTATGTATGACCTGCTGAACAGTATTCCGATTGAGGATATTTATCTCGCGGAGGAAGTTATCAAGTTGGGCAGTCAGATCCTGAATAAAACATTTAACCCGAATCTGCTTCTCACCCTGTCTGACCATATCAGTTTTGCATTAACCCGAACCAAAGAAGGCATCCGTATCAAAAATCCGCTGGAATGGGAAGTGCGGACACTCTATCCGGACGAGACCCGGGTGGGGGAGGCTGCGCTGAAGCTGATTCAGGAAAAAACGGATATCGCTCTGCCGACAGCCGAAACAACACTGATTGCTCTGCATTTTGTTAATGCACAGGTGGGCTCTGGAGAGATGACGGATACCACTAAGGTAACCACAGTTACGGGCGAGATCCTGTCCGTGATCAAATATGCGCTCAAAATTGATTTCCAGGAGGATTCCATCCATTTCATGCGCTTTGCCACACATATTCGGTATTTCATTCTGAGGCAGATGAGCGGTAAATCGCTCAAAGACGAGAATGAATCGCTGTTCCTGATGGTGAAGGAGAAGTTTCCGAAAGAACTCGCTTGTGTGGAGAAGATTGCTGATTTCCTGGAAAGTAATTATGGCTGGACCTGTTCGGATGATGAAAAGTTATATCTGATTCTGCATATCCAACGTTTGATTTCGAATGAACCAGCGGAATGA
- a CDS encoding S-layer homology domain-containing protein encodes MKKMMISGVAALAILTGGIAGFGGVGSSVEAAQVTTKFKDVPSTHWASSAINSAVEQGYFKGYADGTFKPSSPVTKAEMASILGRLSDQPNASTQEQNNFTDIPEWAKSGVSIAIAKGFISPSNYKGKLDAQGALQRGEMATWLTQGLTVVDPQYKQALSDVTNTVVPAKEYFTGKLASAQKNAVAVALGTGLMSVANDKTFGVDRTTTRAEVAVLIARYAAVAKTKPADFQGLNELRAVGLTGTNLSIIAPKYQKAGPEKFSESYDYSKVTGDFGKIRNQELVTVTNYADLKVKNWIIVNPYVKETERSIYYPVFVDEKDRLLRGAYYSFTEFDISIKNSMNQLQAGSLIHSPTINALTSPSTKAFSEYGPKHINDLLGPKGVFILKNPVYWGHGLLHFDKSLNPGVRLTLKDGTNYTVVPN; translated from the coding sequence ATGAAAAAAATGATGATTTCCGGCGTAGCGGCATTGGCTATATTAACAGGGGGTATCGCAGGTTTTGGAGGTGTTGGGAGTTCTGTAGAAGCCGCACAAGTTACAACTAAATTCAAGGACGTTCCTTCTACACACTGGGCATCTTCAGCAATTAATTCGGCCGTGGAACAAGGTTATTTCAAGGGGTATGCCGACGGGACATTTAAACCAAGCTCACCAGTCACCAAAGCTGAAATGGCAAGTATTCTGGGACGTTTATCCGACCAGCCTAATGCATCAACACAAGAACAAAATAATTTCACGGACATACCCGAGTGGGCAAAAAGTGGTGTCTCTATTGCTATAGCAAAAGGTTTTATCAGCCCTTCTAATTATAAGGGGAAATTGGATGCACAAGGCGCTCTTCAACGAGGGGAGATGGCTACTTGGCTGACGCAAGGGCTAACCGTTGTTGATCCTCAGTACAAACAAGCACTCTCTGATGTGACCAACACCGTTGTGCCTGCAAAGGAATATTTCACAGGCAAACTCGCAAGCGCTCAAAAAAATGCAGTCGCTGTTGCCCTGGGAACGGGACTGATGAGTGTAGCAAACGATAAAACATTTGGCGTCGATCGTACAACAACACGAGCTGAAGTAGCTGTATTGATTGCCCGTTATGCAGCAGTTGCCAAGACAAAACCTGCTGATTTTCAGGGGCTGAATGAGCTGCGAGCGGTGGGTTTGACGGGGACAAATTTGAGTATTATTGCGCCTAAGTATCAAAAAGCAGGACCAGAAAAATTTTCTGAATCGTATGATTACAGCAAAGTAACTGGAGATTTCGGGAAAATTCGTAATCAAGAATTAGTTACAGTAACGAATTATGCAGATCTGAAGGTCAAGAACTGGATCATCGTCAATCCATATGTAAAAGAAACTGAGAGAAGTATCTACTATCCTGTTTTCGTTGATGAAAAAGATAGATTACTAAGAGGCGCTTATTATTCTTTTACAGAGTTTGATATTAGTATTAAGAACTCTATGAATCAACTGCAAGCCGGTAGTCTTATCCATTCCCCAACTATTAATGCTCTAACTTCACCAAGCACCAAAGCTTTTAGCGAGTATGGACCTAAACATATAAATGATTTACTCGGACCCAAAGGCGTGTTTATCTTAAAGAACCCTGTTTACTGGGGCCATGGTCTCTTACATTTTGATAAATCATTAAATCCTGGAGTACGCCTGACGCTCAAAGATGGAACAAACTATACTGTAGTTCCAAATTAA
- the udk gene encoding uridine kinase, producing the protein MLIIGIAGGTGSGKTTVARSVIDRLGSGKVTFISQDNYYKDQSQLTPEQRRLTNYDHPFAFDNDLLIEHLTLLKKGQAAYAPVYDFTIDNRAANETVELAPNHIVIVEGLHVLIDEHLRSLMDIKVFVDTDSDVRILRRVLRDIEERGRTIQSVYKQYLETVKPMHDAFIEPSKKYADIIIPEGGHNEVGIQMLSILTEKYLTGENWNGA; encoded by the coding sequence ATGCTCATTATTGGTATCGCCGGAGGAACCGGCTCCGGTAAAACGACGGTAGCTCGCTCCGTCATAGACCGTCTGGGATCAGGTAAAGTCACGTTTATATCCCAAGACAATTATTACAAAGACCAGTCGCAGCTGACACCTGAGCAACGCCGACTCACCAATTACGATCACCCGTTTGCATTCGATAATGATCTGTTGATTGAGCATCTCACTTTGTTGAAAAAAGGCCAAGCGGCGTATGCTCCCGTATATGACTTCACCATAGATAATCGTGCTGCCAATGAGACGGTTGAACTGGCACCGAACCATATTGTCATTGTAGAAGGATTGCATGTGCTGATTGATGAACATCTTCGCAGTCTGATGGACATCAAAGTATTTGTTGATACTGATTCCGATGTTCGGATTCTACGGAGAGTCCTGCGGGATATTGAAGAGCGCGGACGCACGATCCAATCCGTGTACAAACAATATCTCGAAACGGTAAAACCGATGCACGATGCTTTTATCGAGCCATCCAAAAAGTATGCCGATATCATTATTCCAGAAGGCGGACATAATGAAGTAGGTATTCAGATGTTATCCATCCTCACTGAGAAATACCTCACCGGGGAAAATTGGAACGGCGCTTAA